The window CCTCGCGTCCAGGGTCGTGCTCGCTGCCATCGCGCTCGCTTTTCAGGTGTTCCTCGAGCGTCCGGGCCATCGCCTCCTCGAGCGGGGTGGACTCCCAGTCGAGTGCGGCGAGTTTGGCCGTCGAGAGGACGTGCGGGTAATCCCGGTAGAAGATGTAGTCGTCCGTCAAGAGGCCGCCAGCCTCGAGTTCGCGGGGGCCGGCGTGGACGAGTTCGACGTCCGCATCGGCGACGTCGGCGATCAATTCGACCATCTCCTGGAGGGTGACGAGACGGCGATCGCCGATGTTGTAGAATTCGCCTGGGTCGCCGCGCTCGGCGACGATTCGAAGCGCGCTGGCGACGTCCTCGACGTAGGCGCGGTGCCAGATGTTGGTTCCGTCGCCGGGGACGATCAGTCGGTCGTACTCGAGGACGCGGTCGAGCCAGAAGTCGAGCCGTTCGGTGTAATCGTGGGGGCCGTAGACGATGCAGGGGCGAACGGACATCGCGTTGACTCCCCGTTCGGCGGCGGCGACCACCGCTCGGTCACCCTCGGCCTTGCGGTTGCCGTAGGTGTCCCCCGATTCGTCGGTCTCCTGTTCGGTCGTGCACGGACGCATCGGCGTCTCGTCCTCGCGTTTCGGGATCTCCTCGCGGCCGTAGGCGTCGCCGCTCGAGATGGAGACGTAGGCGTCGCAGTCGGCGAAAATCTCGGTCGCTGCACGAACGTCCCGCGGGTAGTAGGCCACGCAGTCGAACACCGCGTCTGGGTTCACGTCGGCCGCGGCGGCCTCGAGCGCCGAGTCGTTCGTCCGGTCGCCCTGAACCTGGGTGACGCGGTCGTCGTCGGCGAACGGATTATCGTAATTCCCCCGGTTGAAGATGGTGACGTCGTAGTCGTGGGCGAGCAACTCCTCGACCAGGTGGCGGCCGATGAATCGGGTGCCGCCGATGACGAGTGCGGTGTCCATAGGTGACTCTCGTCCGTCCCCCGCAAAACGGTGACGGAGTCGGCCAACCGCTCGA of the Natronosalvus vescus genome contains:
- a CDS encoding NAD-dependent epimerase/dehydratase family protein, yielding MDTALVIGGTRFIGRHLVEELLAHDYDVTIFNRGNYDNPFADDDRVTQVQGDRTNDSALEAAAADVNPDAVFDCVAYYPRDVRAATEIFADCDAYVSISSGDAYGREEIPKREDETPMRPCTTEQETDESGDTYGNRKAEGDRAVVAAAERGVNAMSVRPCIVYGPHDYTERLDFWLDRVLEYDRLIVPGDGTNIWHRAYVEDVASALRIVAERGDPGEFYNIGDRRLVTLQEMVELIADVADADVELVHAGPRELEAGGLLTDDYIFYRDYPHVLSTAKLAALDWESTPLEEAMARTLEEHLKSERDGSEHDPGREAEERVLDILDTL